The Candidatus Rokuibacteriota bacterium genome has a segment encoding these proteins:
- a CDS encoding prolyl oligopeptidase family serine peptidase — protein MRAVAPVVAACLVCLTTLTVAGQQLGGQFSEEPVTFQSGGLKIRGVLARPPGEGRFPAYIHTHGSMTAEVASGPPWTQLPPGSHLEALAREGYVVLWVARRGYRGSEGTTQTYSLQRTSGFLPGAEDVFRAAQAEADDLLAAFEYVRTLPSVDPDRIGVGGHSVGGLVTILAAAREPRFRAVVSLAGGFRWREGNSETSWPLLDRAWRESAKKIAAPVLILWSKNDFNLEPDVGRELEKDLKKEGHPVQFILYSAFEDNGHFLFTRPKGFSVFTPDLVRFLNVNLKATSAR, from the coding sequence ATGAGAGCAGTGGCGCCGGTCGTGGCGGCCTGTCTTGTGTGCCTCACTACGCTGACGGTCGCGGGTCAGCAGCTGGGCGGGCAGTTCTCGGAGGAACCCGTGACCTTCCAGAGCGGGGGCCTTAAGATCCGGGGGGTACTGGCGCGCCCGCCGGGAGAAGGCCGCTTCCCCGCCTACATCCATACCCACGGCTCGATGACGGCGGAAGTGGCCAGCGGGCCTCCATGGACTCAGTTGCCGCCCGGCTCCCACCTCGAAGCGCTGGCCCGCGAGGGCTACGTGGTGCTGTGGGTCGCGCGTCGAGGATACCGAGGATCCGAGGGCACGACACAAACCTACTCGCTCCAACGGACGAGCGGCTTCCTCCCCGGGGCCGAAGACGTATTCCGGGCTGCCCAGGCCGAGGCCGACGACCTCCTCGCGGCATTCGAGTATGTGCGAACATTACCCTCCGTCGACCCGGACAGGATCGGCGTCGGCGGCCATTCCGTGGGCGGCCTCGTCACAATTCTCGCTGCCGCCCGCGAGCCTCGATTCCGTGCCGTGGTTAGCCTGGCAGGGGGCTTTAGGTGGAGGGAAGGGAACAGTGAGACGTCGTGGCCACTCCTTGACCGAGCCTGGCGCGAGTCGGCCAAGAAGATCGCGGCGCCGGTCCTGATTCTATGGTCCAAGAACGACTTCAATCTCGAGCCCGATGTGGGGCGCGAGTTGGAGAAAGATCTCAAGAAGGAGGGGCATCCGGTCCAGTTCATCCTCTACTCGGCCTTCGAAGACAACGGGCACTTCCTCTTCACCCGGCCCAAGGGCTTCAGTGTGTTTACTCCCGACCTCGTCCGCTTTCTTAACGTCAATCTGAAGGCCACCAGCGCCCGATAA
- a CDS encoding VTT domain-containing protein → MDFLYGILTGSYSLDALIQWGGYVFLVAIVFAETGLLIGCFLPGDSLLITAGLLAAAGHLNIWWINVLLMAAAIIGDSVGYAIGARLGPRIFTREKSLLFNPKHVMRTRHFYEKYGPKTIVIARFVPIIRTFAPVLAGVGAMQYRRFLTYNVVGGIGWVASMSFAGYGLGRVVPNISKYMHAVVITIIVLSCIPIAVEIYRERRKASRRF, encoded by the coding sequence ATGGACTTCCTCTACGGCATCCTCACCGGCTCGTACTCTCTCGACGCGCTCATCCAGTGGGGCGGCTATGTCTTCCTGGTCGCCATCGTCTTCGCCGAGACGGGCCTCCTGATCGGCTGCTTCCTGCCCGGCGACTCGCTGCTGATTACCGCCGGGCTGCTTGCGGCGGCCGGCCACCTCAATATCTGGTGGATCAACGTGCTGCTGATGGCCGCGGCCATCATCGGCGACAGCGTCGGCTACGCGATCGGCGCGCGCCTGGGCCCACGCATCTTCACGCGGGAGAAATCCCTGCTCTTCAACCCCAAGCACGTGATGCGGACGCGGCATTTCTATGAGAAGTACGGACCCAAGACCATCGTCATTGCGCGCTTCGTGCCCATCATCCGCACCTTTGCGCCCGTCCTGGCCGGCGTGGGCGCGATGCAGTATCGCCGCTTCCTGACCTACAACGTGGTGGGCGGGATCGGCTGGGTCGCCTCGATGAGCTTCGCAGGCTACGGCCTCGGCCGGGTCGTGCCAAACATCTCCAAGTACATGCACGCGGTGGTGATCACCATCATCGTGCTGTCCTGCATCCCCATCGCGGTGGAGATCTACCGCGAGCGCCGCAAGGCCTCTAGGCGATTTTGA
- a CDS encoding N-acyl homoserine lactonase family protein yields MSPADMLARVGVKAAEVPVTLVSHLHWDHWGGYPYFPASTFWVQREELEFWTGIAGQHENYRSFALPESLAQLVRFNYSGRVKLVTGEAEVLPGIKVHWVGGHTAGLQVVSVPTAKGTVVLTSDASHFYRNIERRDPVQIITNLPQMLAGFETIDALAGSKERVVVGHDPEVATRFDQVEPGIIKIA; encoded by the coding sequence GTGAGCCCAGCGGACATGCTCGCGCGGGTCGGCGTCAAGGCGGCCGAGGTGCCGGTGACGCTGGTCTCGCACCTGCACTGGGACCACTGGGGCGGCTATCCGTACTTTCCGGCCAGCACCTTCTGGGTGCAGCGCGAGGAGCTCGAGTTCTGGACAGGCATCGCCGGGCAGCACGAGAACTATCGCTCGTTTGCGCTGCCGGAGTCGCTCGCGCAGCTCGTTCGGTTCAACTACAGCGGGCGCGTCAAGCTCGTCACCGGCGAGGCCGAGGTGCTGCCGGGGATCAAGGTGCACTGGGTAGGCGGGCACACCGCGGGGCTGCAGGTGGTCTCGGTGCCCACGGCCAAGGGCACGGTGGTGCTGACGTCGGACGCCTCGCACTTCTACCGCAATATCGAGCGGCGCGACCCCGTCCAGATCATCACCAACCTGCCCCAGATGCTGGCGGGCTTCGAGACCATCGACGCGCTGGCCGGCTCGAAGGAGCGCGTGGTCGTCGGCCACGACCCCGAGGTCGCCACCCGCTTCGACCAGGTCGAGCCGGGCATCATCAAAATCGCCTAG
- a CDS encoding LLM class flavin-dependent oxidoreductase — MPRTAIFLSPGADLAAAVDLARRADGAGYESVWVTHGLGRDGLHVLAAYAHAAPRVALGTGVIPIYPRHPVVLAQEALTLQEVSGGRLRLGIGVSHRSMMEGALGLDMGRPLEVVREYVAVLRQALTGHVEHAGPRYRVAWQSGVPRLPAPPPIYLAGLGPAMLELAGEIADGAVLWLCAPAYIREHAVPAIRRGRERAGKALDGFEIVASVPAAVTADRVAAAAAFKGELARYLALPFYRAMLEKSGFGAEIAAWSAAPGPAAVDDRLARGLGAVGDAETLRAFMAAYRAAGVTLLAIRPIGFPDAPHYLPTLEAGAAF, encoded by the coding sequence ATGCCGCGCACCGCGATCTTCCTGTCCCCCGGCGCCGATCTCGCCGCGGCCGTGGACCTCGCCCGGCGGGCCGACGGGGCGGGCTACGAGAGCGTGTGGGTCACCCACGGCCTCGGGCGCGACGGGCTCCATGTTTTGGCGGCGTACGCGCACGCCGCGCCCCGCGTCGCTTTGGGCACGGGCGTCATCCCGATCTATCCGCGCCACCCGGTGGTGCTGGCCCAGGAGGCCCTGACGCTTCAGGAGGTCTCGGGCGGCAGGCTCCGCCTCGGCATCGGCGTGAGCCACCGCTCGATGATGGAAGGCGCTCTCGGCCTCGACATGGGCCGGCCGCTCGAGGTTGTCCGCGAATATGTCGCGGTTCTGCGCCAGGCGCTTACTGGCCACGTCGAGCATGCCGGGCCGCGCTATCGCGTGGCGTGGCAGAGCGGGGTGCCGCGGCTGCCGGCGCCGCCGCCGATCTACCTGGCGGGGCTGGGGCCTGCGATGCTCGAGCTCGCCGGCGAGATCGCCGACGGCGCGGTGCTCTGGCTCTGCGCCCCTGCCTACATCCGCGAGCACGCGGTGCCCGCCATCCGGCGCGGGCGCGAGCGGGCCGGCAAGGCGCTCGACGGCTTCGAGATCGTGGCCTCGGTACCGGCGGCGGTGACCGCGGACCGCGTCGCGGCTGCGGCGGCCTTCAAGGGCGAGCTCGCGCGCTACCTGGCCCTGCCTTTTTACCGCGCCATGCTGGAGAAGTCCGGCTTCGGCGCCGAGATCGCCGCCTGGAGCGCCGCACCGGGTCCCGCGGCCGTGGACGATCGCCTCGCGCGGGGTTTGGGCGCCGTCGGCGACGCCGAGACGCTCCGGGCCTTCATGGCGGCCTATCGTGCGGCCGGCGTCACGCTGCTGGCCATTCGCCCAATCGGTTTCCCGGACGCACCCCACTACCTGCCTACGCTCGAGGCTGGCGCGGCTTTCTGA
- a CDS encoding alpha/beta hydrolase — MPTARVNGVTLYYEETGSGFPLIWCHEFGGDYRSWEPQVRYFSRRYRVITWNYRGYPPSEVPQDPAAYRNEILVEDLAGLIRHLGIERAHIGGLSMGGNITLNFGIAHPEMAESLSICGCGSGTLGRETFLADGEKRAQQFLTEGIEAKVRSFAGLASRRGFAEKDPRGWAEFLRQVRDHSTVGSAHMLRGVQMKRKTVFELEPELKRLDVPSLIVVGDQDEPCLEPGLFMKRHIPHAGFVILPMTGHTANIEEPGLFNLHIAEFLAAVENGRWGTWKAEKPGRR, encoded by the coding sequence ATGCCCACAGCGCGCGTCAACGGCGTCACGCTCTACTACGAAGAGACCGGCAGCGGCTTCCCGCTCATCTGGTGCCACGAGTTCGGCGGCGACTATCGCTCGTGGGAGCCGCAGGTGCGCTACTTCTCGCGCCGCTACCGCGTCATCACCTGGAACTACCGCGGCTACCCGCCCTCCGAGGTGCCGCAAGACCCCGCCGCCTACCGCAACGAGATTCTCGTCGAGGACCTGGCCGGGCTCATTCGCCATCTCGGCATCGAGCGGGCCCATATCGGCGGCTTGAGCATGGGCGGCAACATCACGCTCAACTTCGGCATCGCGCACCCGGAGATGGCCGAGAGCCTCAGCATCTGCGGCTGCGGCAGCGGGACGTTGGGGCGCGAGACCTTCCTGGCCGACGGCGAAAAGCGGGCGCAGCAATTCCTCACTGAGGGCATCGAGGCCAAGGTGCGGAGCTTCGCCGGGCTCGCCTCACGGCGCGGCTTCGCCGAGAAGGACCCGCGCGGCTGGGCCGAGTTTCTGCGGCAGGTGCGCGACCACTCGACCGTGGGCTCGGCGCACATGCTGCGCGGCGTCCAGATGAAGCGGAAGACGGTCTTCGAGCTCGAGCCCGAGCTCAAACGGCTGGACGTGCCCTCGCTCATCGTGGTGGGCGACCAGGACGAGCCCTGCCTCGAGCCCGGGCTCTTCATGAAGCGCCACATCCCTCACGCGGGGTTCGTCATCCTGCCGATGACCGGGCACACTGCGAACATCGAGGAACCCGGGCTCTTCAATCTTCACATCGCCGAGTTCCTCGCGGCCGTCGAGAACGGCCGCTGGGGCACGTGGAAGGCGGAGAAGCCCGGCCGGCGCTAG
- a CDS encoding glutaredoxin family protein translates to MKKVLLVTTEGNADGEAALAFFQSRGAAVDVRDVGRDPDASAEVFGLAGRRAVPTIVIDERVFLGFRGHRDQIEALVRE, encoded by the coding sequence GTGAAGAAGGTGCTGCTGGTCACCACGGAGGGCAATGCCGACGGCGAAGCCGCGCTGGCGTTCTTCCAGTCGCGTGGCGCGGCCGTGGACGTGCGCGATGTCGGGCGCGACCCCGATGCCAGCGCCGAGGTATTCGGCCTGGCGGGTCGGCGCGCAGTCCCCACGATCGTGATCGACGAGCGCGTCTTCCTCGGCTTCCGCGGGCACCGCGACCAGATCGAGGCACTGGTGCGTGAGTAG
- a CDS encoding sulfite oxidase: MDQRLTRRAFVIHVGAAAALLGRVVPAAAQTSPAPVAGKDKLIVRSPRPMNLETPLKDLGADITPTDLFFVRNNYDGPEIDASQYVLKVDGEVDNPLTLRLDDLKRMEQITQTITLECAGNGRSFYSPKAPGLQWENGAVGTAVWKGVRLSDVLRLARPRPGASHVVPDGNDAPPTPQAPDFIRSHPIWKAMEPHTMIALEMNGRPLPHLHGGPARLIVPGWIGSASLKWLVRLTLADKEWDGAFMQRSYRSPRVEDPKQTYSLQSLECKSLIMSPLDGAKMAAGAQMIQGYAWAGEGSVTGVDVSLDGGKTWAPAALSGAAHRYAWRRWELPWTAAAGAHTIMARATDSLGRVQPGGKARDPQGYRWNVIHAVRVDVA, from the coding sequence ATGGACCAGAGGCTCACACGTCGCGCGTTCGTGATCCACGTAGGCGCTGCAGCCGCGCTTTTGGGGCGCGTCGTCCCGGCCGCCGCTCAGACCTCGCCGGCGCCGGTGGCCGGCAAGGACAAGCTGATCGTGCGGAGCCCCCGTCCGATGAACCTCGAGACGCCGCTCAAGGACTTGGGCGCCGACATCACCCCGACCGATCTCTTCTTCGTCCGGAACAACTACGACGGGCCGGAGATCGACGCCAGCCAGTACGTGCTCAAGGTGGATGGAGAAGTGGACAACCCGCTGACCCTCCGCCTGGACGACCTCAAGCGGATGGAGCAGATCACCCAAACCATCACGCTCGAATGCGCGGGCAATGGGCGCAGCTTCTACTCTCCCAAGGCCCCCGGCCTTCAGTGGGAGAACGGCGCGGTGGGCACCGCCGTCTGGAAGGGGGTGCGGTTGTCCGACGTCCTGCGCCTGGCGCGCCCCCGTCCCGGCGCCTCCCACGTCGTGCCGGACGGCAATGACGCGCCCCCGACGCCTCAGGCGCCGGACTTCATCCGCAGCCACCCCATCTGGAAAGCGATGGAACCGCACACGATGATCGCCCTCGAGATGAACGGCCGGCCGCTGCCCCACCTCCACGGTGGGCCCGCGCGGTTGATCGTTCCCGGCTGGATCGGCTCGGCGTCGCTCAAGTGGTTGGTGCGGCTCACGCTGGCGGACAAGGAGTGGGACGGCGCATTCATGCAGCGGAGCTACCGCTCCCCACGGGTCGAGGATCCCAAGCAGACCTATTCGCTTCAGTCTCTCGAATGCAAGTCCCTGATCATGAGCCCGCTCGACGGCGCGAAGATGGCGGCCGGCGCGCAGATGATCCAGGGGTACGCGTGGGCGGGAGAAGGCTCCGTCACCGGCGTGGATGTCTCCCTCGACGGCGGCAAGACGTGGGCGCCGGCCGCGCTGAGCGGCGCGGCGCACCGGTACGCCTGGCGCCGGTGGGAGTTGCCATGGACGGCGGCCGCCGGCGCGCACACCATCATGGCGCGGGCCACCGACTCGCTCGGCCGCGTGCAGCCCGGCGGCAAGGCGCGCGATCCGCAGGGCTACCGCTGGAACGTGATCCACGCCGTCCGGGTCGATGTGGCGTAG
- a CDS encoding HAD-IA family hydrolase produces MARELDHAHGLPRSSVFETLYRTGTWEAVERGGGDRQAWLEAAHRMLEERAGRPLPPLHEEWRASQRAIEPNLRLVRELRASHKLAILSNADISLRERLEGDIGIHQLFDDIVCSAEVGMAKPEPAIYVLAAERLGLEPRECVFVDDLDTNVEAARQVGMRAVLFRVDKGDDLRAQLATLGVAPRR; encoded by the coding sequence GTGGCTCGCGAGCTCGACCACGCGCACGGGCTGCCCCGCTCGTCCGTCTTCGAGACGCTCTACCGCACGGGGACGTGGGAGGCCGTCGAGCGCGGCGGCGGCGACCGGCAGGCATGGCTCGAGGCCGCGCATCGGATGCTCGAGGAGCGCGCGGGTCGGCCGCTGCCGCCGCTGCACGAGGAGTGGCGGGCCTCCCAGCGCGCCATCGAGCCCAACCTCCGCCTTGTCCGCGAGCTCCGCGCCTCCCACAAGCTCGCCATCCTGAGCAACGCCGACATCTCGCTGCGGGAGCGCCTCGAAGGGGATATCGGCATCCACCAGCTCTTCGACGACATCGTCTGCTCGGCCGAGGTGGGCATGGCCAAGCCTGAGCCCGCGATCTACGTATTGGCGGCAGAGAGGCTCGGCCTCGAGCCGCGCGAGTGCGTCTTCGTCGACGACCTCGACACCAACGTCGAAGCCGCGCGCCAGGTGGGAATGCGGGCCGTGCTGTTCCGCGTGGACAAGGGCGACGACCTCCGCGCCCAGCTGGCCACCCTCGGCGTGGCGCCGCGGCGCTGA
- a CDS encoding methionine synthase, translating to MLDTTIAGSLPKPAWLAAPKTLWAPWRLEGAALDEGKRDAVRLALRDQEEAGIDIVTDGEQTRRHFVWGFVEQLDGVDFSKMVTIGIRADRYKANVPTVTAPLRRRGPIHTEEIRFLRGETRRPVKFTIPGPMTIADTIHDAHYGSRAKLGMALAALINEEARELAALGLDVIQLDEPAFNVYMDEVRDWGVAALDRAVEGLACKTAVHICYGYGIKANTDWKKTLGGEWRQYELTFPLLARSRIGAVSLECANSRVPMSLIGLLGGKDVLVGAIDVASDRVETPAEVAAVIREAMKHVKPSQIFPCTNCGMVPLDRELARAKLRALGAGAALVRRELV from the coding sequence ATGCTCGACACGACCATAGCCGGCAGTTTGCCGAAGCCCGCGTGGCTCGCCGCGCCGAAGACGCTCTGGGCGCCGTGGCGCCTCGAGGGCGCGGCGCTCGACGAAGGCAAGCGCGACGCCGTCCGCCTCGCCCTCCGCGACCAGGAGGAGGCCGGCATCGACATCGTCACCGACGGTGAGCAGACGCGGCGCCACTTCGTCTGGGGCTTCGTCGAGCAGCTGGACGGCGTGGACTTCTCGAAAATGGTCACGATCGGCATCCGCGCCGACCGCTACAAAGCAAATGTCCCGACGGTGACAGCGCCGCTCCGCCGGCGCGGCCCGATCCATACCGAAGAGATCCGCTTCCTCCGCGGGGAGACGCGGCGCCCGGTCAAGTTCACGATCCCGGGGCCCATGACCATCGCCGACACCATCCACGACGCCCACTACGGCAGCCGCGCCAAGCTCGGCATGGCGCTGGCCGCCCTGATCAACGAGGAGGCGCGGGAGCTCGCCGCGCTCGGCCTGGACGTGATCCAGCTCGACGAGCCGGCCTTCAACGTCTACATGGACGAGGTGCGCGACTGGGGCGTCGCCGCCCTCGACCGCGCCGTCGAGGGCCTCGCGTGCAAGACGGCGGTGCACATCTGCTACGGCTACGGCATCAAGGCCAACACCGACTGGAAGAAGACGCTCGGCGGCGAGTGGCGACAGTACGAGCTGACCTTCCCCCTGCTGGCCCGAAGCCGCATCGGCGCAGTCTCGCTGGAATGCGCGAACTCGCGCGTGCCGATGTCGCTAATCGGCCTGCTCGGCGGCAAGGACGTGCTGGTGGGCGCCATCGACGTGGCGAGCGACAGGGTGGAGACACCGGCGGAGGTCGCCGCCGTGATCCGCGAAGCCATGAAGCACGTGAAGCCCTCGCAGATCTTCCCCTGCACCAACTGCGGCATGGTGCCGCTCGACCGCGAGCTCGCGCGCGCCAAGCTCCGCGCGCTCGGCGCCGGCGCGGCCCTCGTCCGCCGCGAGCTCGTCTAG
- the ggt gene encoding gamma-glutamyltransferase, giving the protein METGRPVTMARNGMVSSPHALASEAGVEILKVGGSAVDAAIAASAVLSVIYPHMTSVGGDQFWLIWDAERAVVRFLNAGGRAAASGTLSWFSRRGLAEIPFRGVVPATLTTPGAVAGWCEAHAALGRLPLARDLAPAIGYALDGFAVTERLAAWTAATAGVLAGSAEAAAIFLPEGTPPRAGQRLRNPDLALTLERIGALGRAGFYEGETAREMARFSREHGGLFTERDLAEQRARWGEPASTTYRGVTVYETAPPTQGLSVLQMLNLLEPYDLSRLDPLGPDVVHLLVQAKQIAFHDRDRLIADPEFVKVPVARLVSKAYADERRTLMDPARALPWDRVPSSGSLAGDTVYVCAVDAQGNAASFIQSVYGVYGSGMVAGRTGVVLQNRSAYFSLDPAHPNRLEPGKIPLHTLIASLAFKGDALWQVFGCMGADGQPQIHLQAYTAMIDFGLDIQQAVQSPRWLAGRFVLGDPRDLLNMEGRFPAATMAELERRGHRINRWPSWEELAGHAHGITIDPVTGAKLGGSDPRSDGAAVGY; this is encoded by the coding sequence GTGGAGACGGGCCGGCCGGTGACGATGGCGCGGAACGGCATGGTGTCGTCCCCGCACGCGCTGGCCTCGGAGGCCGGGGTCGAGATCCTGAAGGTCGGCGGCTCCGCCGTGGACGCCGCCATCGCCGCGAGCGCGGTGCTGTCCGTCATCTATCCCCACATGACGAGCGTCGGCGGCGATCAGTTCTGGCTCATCTGGGACGCCGAGCGTGCGGTCGTCCGCTTCCTGAACGCGGGCGGTCGCGCGGCCGCCTCCGGCACGCTCAGTTGGTTCAGCCGGCGCGGGCTCGCTGAGATCCCGTTTCGCGGCGTCGTCCCCGCCACGCTCACAACGCCCGGAGCCGTGGCCGGCTGGTGCGAGGCGCACGCCGCGCTCGGCCGGCTCCCGCTTGCGCGCGATCTCGCCCCGGCCATCGGCTACGCGCTCGACGGCTTCGCCGTCACCGAGCGGCTGGCCGCATGGACCGCGGCGACGGCCGGCGTCCTTGCCGGGAGCGCGGAAGCCGCGGCGATCTTCCTGCCGGAAGGCACGCCGCCTCGGGCGGGGCAGCGCCTGCGCAACCCCGATCTCGCGCTGACGCTCGAGCGGATCGGAGCGCTCGGCCGCGCGGGCTTCTACGAGGGCGAGACCGCGCGGGAGATGGCGCGCTTCTCCCGCGAGCACGGCGGCCTCTTCACCGAGCGCGATCTGGCCGAGCAGCGCGCGCGCTGGGGCGAGCCCGCCTCGACGACCTATCGCGGCGTCACCGTCTACGAGACGGCGCCGCCGACCCAGGGGCTCTCGGTGCTCCAGATGCTGAACCTCCTCGAGCCCTACGATCTCTCGCGGCTCGACCCCCTCGGCCCCGACGTCGTCCATCTTCTCGTCCAGGCCAAGCAGATCGCCTTCCACGACCGCGACCGGCTGATCGCCGACCCGGAGTTCGTCAAAGTGCCCGTGGCGCGGCTCGTGTCGAAGGCGTACGCCGATGAGCGCCGCACGCTCATGGATCCGGCGCGGGCACTCCCGTGGGACCGCGTGCCGTCCTCCGGCAGCCTCGCCGGCGACACCGTCTACGTCTGCGCCGTGGACGCCCAGGGCAATGCCGCCTCGTTCATCCAAAGCGTCTACGGCGTGTACGGCTCAGGGATGGTGGCGGGGCGGACGGGCGTGGTGCTCCAGAACCGGAGCGCGTACTTCTCGCTCGACCCCGCGCATCCGAACCGGCTCGAGCCGGGCAAGATCCCGCTCCACACGCTGATCGCCTCGCTCGCCTTCAAGGGCGATGCGCTCTGGCAGGTCTTCGGCTGCATGGGCGCCGACGGCCAGCCCCAGATCCACCTGCAGGCCTACACGGCCATGATCGACTTCGGCCTCGACATCCAGCAGGCGGTGCAATCTCCGCGCTGGCTGGCCGGGCGCTTCGTCCTCGGCGACCCGCGAGATCTCTTGAACATGGAGGGCCGCTTCCCGGCTGCCACGATGGCCGAGCTCGAGCGCCGCGGCCACCGAATCAACCGCTGGCCGTCGTGGGAGGAGCTGGCGGGCCACGCTCACGGCATCACCATCGATCCGGTGACCGGTGCGAAGCTCGGCGGCTCCGACCCCCGCAGCGACGGCGCCGCCGTCGGCTACTAA